The following is a genomic window from Streptomyces lincolnensis.
AAAGTGAAGGCCGGTCGATACCTGACCGTGGCAGATCGGAAGGGCAGCAGGCGTGACCGTCGACGACACGGGCTCCGGCGCGGACGCGGACGGCCGGGTGGATCCCGATGCCGCCGCTCCCGGCGAGGACAACCCGCTCGCCCTGCGCCTCGAACAGCTCATCCTCGGCGCCGAGAGGCGCTACACCCCCTTTCAGGCGGCCCGGAGCGCGGGTGTCTCCATGGAACTGGCCTCCCGGTTCTGGCGGGCCATGGGCTTCGCCGACATCGGGCAGGCCAAGGCGCTCACCGAGGCGGACGTGCTGGCGCTCAGGCGCCTGGCCGGCCTCGTCGAGGCGGGGCTGCTGAGCGAGGCGATGGCCGTGCAGGTGGCGCGGTCGACCGGGCAGACCACCGCCCGGCTGGCCGAGTGGCAGATCGACTCCTTCCTGGAGGGGCTGACCGAGCCGCCGGAGCCGGGCATGACCCGCACCGAGGTGACGTACCCGATCATCGAGCTGCTCCTGCCGGAGCTGGAGGAGTTCCTCGTCTACGTCTGGCGGCGCCAGCTCGCCGCCTCGGCCGGCCGGGTCGTCCAGGCCGCCGACGACGAGGAGATGGTCGACCGGCGGCTCGCCGTCGGCTTCGCCGACCTCGTCGGGTTCACCCGGCTGACCCGTCGTATGGAGGAGGAGGAACTCGGCGAGCTCGTCGAGGCCTTCGAGACCACCGCCGCCGACCTGGTGGCCGCGCACGGCGGACGGCTCATCAAGACGCTCGGCGACGAGGTGCTGTACGCGGCCGACGACGCGGGTGTGGCCGCGGAGATCGCGCTGCGGCTGATCGAGACGATGGCGAACGACGAGACGATGCCCGAGCTGCGGGTCGGTATCGCGTTCGGCACGGTCACCACGCGCATGGGCGATGTCTTCGGGACGACGGTGAACCTCGCCTCCCGGTTGACGTCGATAGCCCCGAAGGACGCCGTCCTCGTCGACAGCGCCTTCGCCGAGGAGCTGATCCGTACCGCCGAGGCGCCCGCTTCCGAGGCGGAGGCGGCGGAGGCCGCGGTGGCCGCCGAGAAGGAGGGCGAGGAGCCGCCGGTCTACCGTTTCGCGCTCCAGCCGATGTGGCAGCGGCCGGTGCGCGGCCTCGGCGTGGTCGAGCCGTGGCTGCTCACACGGCGGGTCACGCAACAGCCGTAGCCGCTGCCGGCCCCTCTTCGCCGTTTCTAGTCCCCATCCGTGAGCGAGCCCACGCACAGGCCGACGACCGGTACGCAGATGCCGGGCCGGTCCGGCTGGGTGGGCTGTTCCGGCTGGGGGGCCGGCGAGGTGTGGCTCGGGGGCGCGCTCGGTGCCGGCTGGGGGGATCCCGGCTGCGTGGCCGACGGCGGGCGGGGGGTCGCGGTGGGTGCCGGGGCGCCCGGTGTGTTCGGGGCCTCGGGGATGGTCGTCGGGGCGGCCCAGGGGGCGGAGGGCGAGCCGGTCGCGGCCGGTGCGGGGGCGAGGGACACGCCCGGGACCGGGGTCGCGGTCGTGCCGCCCAGGGCCGCGGTGGCCGACGGGCTCACCTTGGGGACGGTGACGGTGGCGGCCGCGTTGGTCGCGCGGTCCGTGGCGGTGCCGGGGTCGTCCGGGCGGGGCTCGGCCTCCGCGGTGCCGAGGCCGGCGACCCCCGAGTCCGGGGTCAGTCGTACGAGGCTCAGGGCGCCGGCCGCCAGGGCCAGGCCGCCGGCGACGAGCAGCACCTTGCGGGGGCGTGGCCTGCGATGACGGCCTCGCGGGGTGAAGAGCCGGGTCCCGGCGATGGGCGGCTCGGGTGGTGCGGTCCGCTGACCGGGCGGTGTCGCCGTGGCCGGTGTGGTGGCTCTCTGCGGCTTTGCCGGCGCGTCCGTCGTCGTCATCGCGTTCCTCCCCAGTGCCCCGCGCCCCCCTGTGTGCCGTGGCGGACGCACGTTATGCGCTGTGGTGGGCGGTGCGAGGGGGGTTGGGCGGGATGTTCACTCGAACGGGGTGTCGGGAGCCGGAGGGGGAACCGTCGGCGGCCTGCTCTTTCCCCCCAGCTCTTTCCCCCTGCCCTTTCCCCTGCGGGGGCCGGACTGCGATGATCGGAACGACAAGGCGTTAACCGTCGTTAACAGGGTGACCCGGGAGGGTGTCATGAGCGAGGAGCGGTTCGGGGAGTTCGTGCTGGTGCGGCGGCACGGGGACGGGCGGCACGTCGCGGAGCTGGCCCTCGACCGGCCCAAGGCCATGAACGCCGTCTCCACGGAGATGGCCCGCTCCGTCGCCGCCGCCTGCACCGCGCTCGGCGACGACAAGGACGTCCGCGTGGTCGTGGTGACCTCGACGCACGAGCGGGCCTTCTGTGTCGGGGCTGACCTGAAGGAGCGCAACTCCTTCAGCGACGCCGATCTGGTACGGCAGCGGCCGGTGGCCCGGGGTGCCTACACCGGGGTGCTGGAGCTGCCGGTGCCGACGATCGCGGCCGTGCACGGGTTCGCCCTGGGCGGCGGCTTCGAGCTGGCCCTCGCCTGCGATCTGATCGTGGCGGACGGGACGGCCGTGGTGGGGCTGCCCGAGGTGTCCGTCGGGGTGATCCCGGGCGGCGGCGGTACCCAGCTGCTGCCCCGCCGGGTCGGCGCCGCCCGCGCGGCCGAGCTGATCTTCACGGCGCGGCGCGTGGAGGCCCCCGAGGCGCGGGAGCTGGGGCTCGTGGACCTGCTCGTGGCCGAGGGCCGGGACCGCGAGGAGGCGTTGACGCTGGCCGGCCGTATCGCCGCCAACTCGCCCGTCGGCCTCCGCGCCGCCAAGCGGGCCCTGCGTCTCGGTCACGGTCTGGACCTCCGCGCCGGCCTGGAGGTCGAGGACGCGGCCTGGCGCTCGGTGGCGTTCTCGGGGGACCGCGCGGAGGGGGTGGCCGCGTTCAACGAGAAGCGGAAGCCGGAGTGGCCGGGGGAGTGAGCCCGGGGCGGTGGCTCGGGGGTGGTGGCGTTCTCTCGCCCGCACGCCCCTCTCACCCGCACGCCCCTCTCACCCGCACGACCCCGCCAATATCCCCTTTGTCATGGAACCTCCCTAACCTGGAGTGATGGGTGAGGACAGGCGCCTGGCGGCCGTGGTCGCGCTGGCTCAGGGCATGGCGGCGGCCCACAGCTCACGGGAGACGTGGCGCGCCGCCGCGGCCGGGGCGTGCCGTGCCCTCGGGGGCAGTTTCGCCGCGCTGTCGGTGTGGGAACGGGAGCTGGGCCGGCTCAGGGTCCTGGTGAACATCGGGGAGCGGGCCGCGGACGAGGAGGAGTTCCCGGAGGCCGAGGCGTATCCCGTGCACCAGTTCGCGGAGATCACCGAGTTCCTGCACGAGCGGTGGGCGGGCGGCGGCGAGCCCAACGCCTGGGTGGAGACCGCCGAGGGCCCGGCGGCCGGGCGCAGGCCCGGTTACGTCCATCAGAGGGTCGCCGCTCTGCGCAGGCGCGGGCGCGGCTGCTGTGTCGTCGCCCCGATCGTGCTGCACGGGCGGGCCTGGGGTGAGCTGTATGTGGCCCGGCCGGTCGGCGCTCCCGTCTTCGACCGTGGCGACGCCGACTTCGCCACCGTGCTGGCCTCCGTCGTCGCCGCCGGTATCGCGCAGGTCGAGCGGCTGGAGGAGGTGCGGCGGCTGGCGTTCACCGACGCGCTGACCGGTCTCGCCAATCGCCGTGCCGTGGACATACGGCTGGACGAGGCCGTGGAGCGGCATCGCCGGGAGGGAGTGGTGGTCAGCCTCGTCGTCTGTGACCTCAACGGGCTCAAGCGGGTCAACGACACCCGAGGGCACGCCGTCGGCGACCGGCTCCTCGAACGCTTCGGGTCCGTGCTGTCGCTGTGCGGGGCGATGGTGCCGGGCGCGCTCGCGGCCCGCCTCGGCGGGGACGAGTTCTGCCTGCTCGCGGTCGGGGCACCCGCCGACGAGGTCGTGAAGGCGGCCGACGAACTGTGCCGCCGGGCGGACGAGCTGGAGCTGGGGGAGGGGGTCGCCTGCGGGGTCGCCTCCACCGAGGACCCCATCGGGCCCGTCCGCTCGGCCCGCCGGCTCTTCCGGCTCGCCGACGCCGCCCAGTACCGCGCCAAGGCCGAGCGTGCCACCCGCCCGGTCGTCGCCGGCCGCGAGGGCCCCGACGATCCCGTCGTACGCCTGGCCGACGAGCCGTCCGCCGAAGCGGCGGCCGAGCCGGCCGGCGAGCGGCGGCGGTTCCGGGGGCGGTCGTAGGGGAGGCGCCCGGTGCCGGAGGTGGGTCCGCGGAGGTAAGGGGCGAACCCGGGCCCCACTGGTGACATCTTGGAATTCACTGCGTAGGCTCCTGAATATGGATATGCACACTGTGGTGGTGGGGACGTCCGGGGCGACCGCGGCCGACGTGCTCGCCGTGGCGCGCGGCGGAGCACGGATCGAGCTGTCCGGGGAGGCGGTCGCGGCGCTGACCGCGGCCCGCGCGATCGTGGACCAGCTGGCGGCCAAGCCCGACCCGGTCTACGGCGTGAGCACCGGCTTCGGCGCCCTGGCGACCCGGCACATCAGCCAGGAGCTGCGGGCCCAGTTGCAGCGCAACATCGTCCGCTCGCACGCCGCCGGCATGGGGCCGCGGGTCGAGCGCGAGGTCGTGCGCGCGCTGATGTTCCTGCGGCTGAAAACCGTCTGCTCCGGACACACCGGTGTCCGCCCCGAGGTCGCGCAGACCATGGCCGACGTCCTCAACGCCGGGATCACTCCGGTCGTTCACGAGTACGGCTCACTCGGCTGCTCCGGCGACCTTGCCCCGCTCTCCCACTGCGCCCTGACCCTCATGGGGGAGGGCGACGCCGAGGGACCGGACGGCGTGGTCCGGCCCGCCGGTGAGCTCCTCGCCGAGCACGGGATCGCCCCCGTCGAACTGCGCGAGAAGGAGGGACTCGCCCTCCTCAACGGCACCGACGGCATGCTCGGCATGCTGCTCATGGCCCTCGCCGACCTCGACACCCTCTACAAGTCGGCCGACATCACCGCCGCCCTGTCCCTGGAGGGGCTCCTCGGCACCGACAAGGTCCTCGCCCCCGAGCTGCACGCCATCCGCCCGCACCCGGGGCAGGGCGCCAGCGCCGCCAACATGCTGGCCGTGCTGAAGGGTTCGCAGCTCACCGGCCACCACCAGGACGACGCGCCGCGCGTCCAGGACGCCTACTCGGTGCGCTGCGCCCCGCAGGTCGCGGGCGCCGGTCGGGACACCCTGGCCCACGCGCGGCTGGTCGCCGAGCGGGAGCTGGCCTCCGCGGTCGACAACCCGGTGGTCCTGCCCGACGGCCGCGTGGAGTCCAACGGCAACTTCCACGGCGCCCCGGTGGCCTACGTCCTGGACTTCCTCGCCATCGTCGCCGCCGACCTCGCCTCCATCGCCGAGCGCCGCACCGACCGGCTGCTCGACAAGAACCGCAGCCACGGCCTGCCGCCGTTCCTGGCCGACGACCCGGGCGTGGACTCCGGGCTGATGATCGCCCAGTACACGCAGGCCGCCCTGGTCAGCGAGATGAAGCGGCTGGCGGTGCCCGCGTCCGCCGACTCCATCCCCTCCTCCGCCATGCAGGAGGACCACGTCTCCATGGGCTGGTCCGCCGCCCGCAAGCTGCGCACGGCCGTCGACCACCTCACCCGCGTCGTCGCTGTCGAGCTCTACGCCGCCACGCGCGCCGTCGAACTGCGCGAGGGGCTGGCGCCGGCGCCGGCGACCCGGGCCGTCATCGAGGCCGTACGCAAGGCGGGAGTCCAGGGCCCCGGGCCGGACCGGTTCCTGGCGCCCGACCTCGCGGCCGCCGACGCGTTCGTGCGCGAGGGACGGCTGGTCGCGGCGGCGGAGAGCGTCACCGGGCCGCTCCAGTAGGCGCCCCGCGGGGACAGGAGAAAGGGCCCTGCCGTACGTACGGCAGGGCCCCGGGCGGTCAGGGGTGGGGCTACTTGAGCTTGGCCAGCTGGGCGTCGATCACGGCCGTCGGCACGGCGGCCGCCTTGCCGGTGCCGACCGAGGCGAAGTCCACCGTGTAGTACGTCGTGACGGTGGAGCCGACGCGGACCACCTCGGTGTTGAAGGTGGCCGTACCCGTGCCGTCCATGTCGGAGTTCACGGAGAACGCGACGGACTCGTCACCCTTGCCGGAGGCCTTGCCCGCGGTGACCTTGGTGAGCTTCTGCTGCTCGCCCTGGGCGGTGATGCCGAACCCGCCGGAGCAGGCCGCGACACCGTCGGAGACGGCCTTGACGGCCTTGGCGGCGCCGTCGCCCTCGTACGAGGAGAGGCCCACGAAGGTCATCTCGACCTTGAAGGCGTTCTCGATGTCCGCCTCGGTGAGGTCCTCGGGGGCCTTGCTCGCCGCGTCCGAGGACGGGTCCTTGGTGACGGTGTTGCTCACGCTCGCGTCGGTCTCGCCCGGCGCGAGACCGGCCATCGCGTAGGCCAGCGGCGCGCACGCGGCCTTGTCGGCCTTCACGTCGCTCTTCGACTTCGGCAGGGTGTCGTCACCGGAGGCGACCTTGTACCCCTTGACGTCGCCCTGCGCCAGCAGCAGCTTCTCCAACTCGGCCGCGCCGAGCGCCTTGGCGGCCGTGGCCGGCGAGGCGGAGGAACCCTTGCCCGCGCCCTTGTCCGAGCCTTCGGACGCGTCCTTGTCGTCCGATCCCCCGCCGCACCCCGTGATGAGGGCGAGCGCCAGCACGCTCACAGCGGCGCCTGTGCGCGCCCTCGATGATCTCTTCATGAGCGGACTATGAAGGTGCTGTCAAGAAAACGTCAAGCCAATTCAAAATCCGAGACGTTCCCGGCGCACCGAGTAGACGACGAACCCGGCACCGAGGGTCAGGAACATCGTGCCGCCGATGACGTACGGGGTGGTGTCGAAGCTGCCGGTGTCGGCGAGTTGGGTGCCGTCGCCGGTGGTCGACGAGATCTGGGTGGCGGTCGCGGGCGAGACCCGCGCCTGGGTGGTGGAGACCGCAGCCGGCGCCGTGTTCGCCGGGTGGTCGCCCGTCGCGTTGGCGGAGGGGACGAACCACAGGGCACCCAACAGGGTCCCCGCGGCGGTGGCGGTCAGCAACGAACGACGAGCGGATGACACGGAATATCGATCCCCTTGTGGCGCTGGCGAATTGGCCGTGTGGGGCGATGTTAGTGAAAGGCGCGGGTCACGGGAAAGTCACGGGAGCGTTGGGTCGTACTCTCCGGGCATGAGCACTCCAGAGACATCACGTTTTGTCCGCCTTCGAGTGGAAGTAGTCCTCGAAATCGAGGACGTGAAAGCCGTCACCGGGGCCGCGCTGGCGCGGATCGCGGGCGACATCGACATGCCGGCCGACGAGCGGGCGCACGCCGAGGGCGCTG
Proteins encoded in this region:
- a CDS encoding adenylate/guanylate cyclase domain-containing protein, with translation MTVDDTGSGADADGRVDPDAAAPGEDNPLALRLEQLILGAERRYTPFQAARSAGVSMELASRFWRAMGFADIGQAKALTEADVLALRRLAGLVEAGLLSEAMAVQVARSTGQTTARLAEWQIDSFLEGLTEPPEPGMTRTEVTYPIIELLLPELEEFLVYVWRRQLAASAGRVVQAADDEEMVDRRLAVGFADLVGFTRLTRRMEEEELGELVEAFETTAADLVAAHGGRLIKTLGDEVLYAADDAGVAAEIALRLIETMANDETMPELRVGIAFGTVTTRMGDVFGTTVNLASRLTSIAPKDAVLVDSAFAEELIRTAEAPASEAEAAEAAVAAEKEGEEPPVYRFALQPMWQRPVRGLGVVEPWLLTRRVTQQP
- a CDS encoding enoyl-CoA hydratase/isomerase family protein; this translates as MSEERFGEFVLVRRHGDGRHVAELALDRPKAMNAVSTEMARSVAAACTALGDDKDVRVVVVTSTHERAFCVGADLKERNSFSDADLVRQRPVARGAYTGVLELPVPTIAAVHGFALGGGFELALACDLIVADGTAVVGLPEVSVGVIPGGGGTQLLPRRVGAARAAELIFTARRVEAPEARELGLVDLLVAEGRDREEALTLAGRIAANSPVGLRAAKRALRLGHGLDLRAGLEVEDAAWRSVAFSGDRAEGVAAFNEKRKPEWPGE
- a CDS encoding sensor domain-containing diguanylate cyclase, translating into MGEDRRLAAVVALAQGMAAAHSSRETWRAAAAGACRALGGSFAALSVWERELGRLRVLVNIGERAADEEEFPEAEAYPVHQFAEITEFLHERWAGGGEPNAWVETAEGPAAGRRPGYVHQRVAALRRRGRGCCVVAPIVLHGRAWGELYVARPVGAPVFDRGDADFATVLASVVAAGIAQVERLEEVRRLAFTDALTGLANRRAVDIRLDEAVERHRREGVVVSLVVCDLNGLKRVNDTRGHAVGDRLLERFGSVLSLCGAMVPGALAARLGGDEFCLLAVGAPADEVVKAADELCRRADELELGEGVACGVASTEDPIGPVRSARRLFRLADAAQYRAKAERATRPVVAGREGPDDPVVRLADEPSAEAAAEPAGERRRFRGRS
- the hutH gene encoding histidine ammonia-lyase, with protein sequence MHTVVVGTSGATAADVLAVARGGARIELSGEAVAALTAARAIVDQLAAKPDPVYGVSTGFGALATRHISQELRAQLQRNIVRSHAAGMGPRVEREVVRALMFLRLKTVCSGHTGVRPEVAQTMADVLNAGITPVVHEYGSLGCSGDLAPLSHCALTLMGEGDAEGPDGVVRPAGELLAEHGIAPVELREKEGLALLNGTDGMLGMLLMALADLDTLYKSADITAALSLEGLLGTDKVLAPELHAIRPHPGQGASAANMLAVLKGSQLTGHHQDDAPRVQDAYSVRCAPQVAGAGRDTLAHARLVAERELASAVDNPVVLPDGRVESNGNFHGAPVAYVLDFLAIVAADLASIAERRTDRLLDKNRSHGLPPFLADDPGVDSGLMIAQYTQAALVSEMKRLAVPASADSIPSSAMQEDHVSMGWSAARKLRTAVDHLTRVVAVELYAATRAVELREGLAPAPATRAVIEAVRKAGVQGPGPDRFLAPDLAAADAFVREGRLVAAAESVTGPLQ
- a CDS encoding LPXTG cell wall anchor domain-containing protein: MSSARRSLLTATAAGTLLGALWFVPSANATGDHPANTAPAAVSTTQARVSPATATQISSTTGDGTQLADTGSFDTTPYVIGGTMFLTLGAGFVVYSVRRERLGF